One window from the genome of Chloroflexota bacterium encodes:
- the dgoD gene encoding galactonate dehydratase, whose protein sequence is MKIREIRTYIVDGQWWNWVFAKVTTDTGLHGWGEAPLAWKEHTAATAIKELGAVLIGEDPRHIEANLQLLHRGEYGGTGPVYNTAISALEQACWDVKGKDAGLPVHALLGGPCRDRVRVYANGWFEGASTPDEFATAAQTVVAQGYTALKWDPFTSWITASEREIQEATASVAAVREAVGDEIDLCIEVHGRLNVTSAIAAAEALRPYRPFFYEEPLRPDNPAAYAKLAQAHIGMPIAAGERFFTRWGFREYIEQQILDIIQPDVSHTGGILEAKKIAAWAETYDIPVAPHNPYGPVAMAATLQAVGSIPNVLILESFLFGCPWRQDIVKDSLEVLQPDGTLRIPDAPGLGIELDEEELRKHPYRNIPTPWSRPTVDTWGGSIFNFTAKGEQMSETPKTFSTLEVAEREGVSRQRVGQLINAKRIPGVKRMGRDWRIPNPYTILPGKTEAIGGRPKGA, encoded by the coding sequence ATGAAAATCCGGGAAATACGGACGTACATTGTCGACGGCCAGTGGTGGAACTGGGTCTTTGCCAAGGTCACCACGGACACCGGTCTCCACGGCTGGGGGGAAGCGCCGCTGGCGTGGAAGGAACACACTGCGGCTACCGCTATCAAAGAACTCGGCGCCGTGCTCATCGGCGAAGACCCACGGCACATCGAAGCCAATCTCCAGCTCTTGCACCGCGGCGAGTACGGCGGTACCGGGCCGGTCTACAACACCGCCATCAGCGCGTTGGAACAGGCGTGTTGGGATGTCAAGGGCAAGGACGCCGGGCTGCCGGTGCACGCGCTGCTGGGCGGACCGTGCCGCGACCGCGTGCGCGTCTACGCCAACGGCTGGTTTGAAGGCGCGAGCACGCCGGACGAATTTGCCACGGCAGCCCAAACGGTGGTGGCGCAAGGTTACACTGCCCTGAAGTGGGACCCCTTCACTTCATGGATTACAGCCTCGGAGCGGGAAATCCAGGAAGCAACAGCCAGTGTCGCTGCCGTGCGCGAGGCCGTCGGCGACGAAATTGACCTCTGCATTGAGGTGCACGGGCGCCTCAATGTCACAAGCGCGATTGCGGCCGCTGAAGCGTTGCGGCCCTACCGGCCGTTTTTCTACGAGGAACCGCTCCGACCGGACAATCCCGCCGCGTATGCCAAACTGGCGCAGGCGCACATCGGTATGCCCATCGCAGCGGGCGAACGCTTCTTCACCCGCTGGGGCTTTCGCGAGTACATCGAGCAGCAGATTCTCGACATCATCCAGCCCGATGTCAGCCACACGGGCGGCATCTTGGAGGCCAAGAAGATTGCGGCGTGGGCCGAGACCTACGACATTCCCGTGGCCCCCCACAATCCGTACGGCCCGGTGGCAATGGCGGCAACCCTCCAGGCGGTGGGCAGCATCCCCAACGTGCTCATCCTCGAGTCATTCTTGTTCGGCTGCCCCTGGCGGCAGGATATCGTCAAGGACTCGCTGGAAGTCCTGCAACCGGACGGCACGCTGCGCATACCTGACGCGCCGGGACTGGGCATTGAACTGGATGAGGAAGAGTTGCGCAAACACCCGTACCGAAACATTCCCACGCCCTGGAGCCGCCCGACCGTGGATACCTGGGGCGGGTCTATCTTCAATTTCACAGCGAAAGGAGAGCAAATGTCTGAAACGCCCAAGACGTTCAGCACCTTAGAGGTAGCTGAGCGCGAGGGGGTATCGAGACAGAGAGTAGGCCAGCTTATCAATGCCAAGCGCATTCCAGGAGTGAAGCGCATGGGCAGAGACTGGCGCATTCCGAATCCGTACACGATACTTCCAGGCAAGACCGAAGCGATAGGGGGGCGTCCTAAGGGTGCATAG
- a CDS encoding heme lyase CcmF/NrfE family subunit gives MTASIGTSLLFISFLAALYSAFAAVLGARLRIPELVASARNAVVAVAVLVALAALTLMYAFVTHDFSLKYVVAQSTRSQPWAYLFSGFYGGQAGSLLYWSLTLALLSSVVVLLHFRTDRQLIPYVIATLMIIESFFLVVLNFISSPFETVSPVPPDGRGLNPLLQDPGMLVHPPMLLAGYMSVSIPFAFAIAALITGRVDSRWLQATRRWALLAWLFLSLGNLLGAWWAYHVLGWGGYWGWDPVENAAIMPWFAMSAYVHSVLVQERRGMLKVWNMVLIIVAFNLAIFGTFVVRSGILSSVHSFAVSEIGPYFFGFLAVSLIVSLTLLMLRLPQLRDEHNFDSMLSREATFLFNNLLFVSIILVTFLGVIFPLLSEAIQGRKINVGAPFYQQVNGPLLLAVVALMGLGMLVPWRRGAARALMRGLRITLAVSALITVVAIVLGARSPWTILSVAACTFAFVVALREFHRTALALMRAQQTMYPAALLAVFRYNRRRYGGYLVHVGVAIMGIAIIGSSFFQTERSVSLRPGQNVQVGQYTVAYQGLTTWSEPGKQRTIASMLVRNASQSFEVAPQKVVYENWEDQPISEVVIKTVYPQLDDVYIVMAAYGEDGAASFHIFVNPLVAFLWLGGALLVIGGLISWWPEPAPLRVDVRSGRLAPGTVPP, from the coding sequence ATGACCGCAAGTATCGGAACATCGCTACTCTTCATTTCCTTCTTGGCGGCGCTTTACAGCGCCTTCGCCGCTGTGCTGGGGGCACGGCTGCGCATACCGGAGTTGGTAGCCAGCGCGCGCAACGCTGTGGTTGCCGTCGCCGTCTTGGTGGCGCTTGCCGCGCTCACCCTCATGTACGCGTTTGTTACCCACGACTTCAGCCTGAAGTACGTAGTTGCCCAGTCAACACGGTCACAGCCATGGGCGTATCTTTTCAGCGGGTTCTACGGAGGCCAGGCCGGCTCGTTGCTCTACTGGTCGCTCACGCTGGCGTTGCTCTCGTCAGTTGTCGTACTGCTTCACTTTCGCACCGACCGTCAGCTTATCCCATACGTCATAGCTACGCTCATGATCATCGAGTCGTTCTTTCTCGTCGTGCTCAACTTCATTTCGTCGCCGTTCGAGACCGTGTCGCCCGTGCCGCCCGACGGCCGCGGCCTCAATCCACTCTTGCAGGACCCAGGCATGCTTGTGCACCCGCCCATGCTGCTTGCCGGGTATATGAGCGTATCAATCCCCTTTGCTTTTGCGATTGCCGCGTTGATTACCGGCCGGGTGGACAGTCGCTGGCTCCAGGCGACCCGGCGTTGGGCGTTGCTCGCCTGGCTCTTTTTGTCGCTGGGCAACCTGCTGGGCGCGTGGTGGGCTTATCACGTCCTCGGCTGGGGCGGTTACTGGGGCTGGGACCCCGTGGAGAACGCCGCGATCATGCCCTGGTTTGCCATGTCGGCCTACGTGCACTCGGTGCTGGTGCAAGAACGGCGCGGCATGCTCAAGGTCTGGAACATGGTGCTCATCATCGTGGCCTTCAACCTCGCCATTTTCGGCACATTTGTCGTGCGGAGCGGGATTCTGTCCTCCGTTCACTCGTTTGCGGTGTCCGAAATCGGCCCGTACTTCTTTGGATTCCTGGCAGTGAGTCTCATCGTCTCGCTCACGCTGCTCATGCTGCGCCTCCCGCAACTGCGGGACGAGCACAATTTCGACTCCATGCTGTCGCGCGAAGCGACGTTCCTCTTCAACAATCTGCTCTTCGTTTCAATCATTCTCGTCACGTTTCTCGGCGTCATCTTCCCCCTGCTCTCGGAAGCAATCCAGGGGAGGAAAATCAACGTCGGCGCGCCCTTCTACCAGCAAGTCAACGGGCCGCTATTGCTGGCCGTGGTCGCGCTCATGGGCTTGGGCATGCTTGTGCCGTGGCGGCGCGGCGCGGCGCGGGCTCTCATGCGCGGATTGCGCATAACGCTGGCCGTCTCTGCGCTGATTACGGTTGTTGCCATAGTGCTTGGGGCGCGCTCGCCCTGGACGATACTGAGTGTCGCCGCCTGCACCTTTGCCTTTGTAGTCGCCTTGCGGGAGTTTCATCGCACGGCCCTCGCCCTCATGCGCGCCCAGCAGACGATGTACCCTGCCGCATTGCTCGCGGTCTTTCGCTATAATCGCCGCCGTTACGGCGGGTACCTCGTCCACGTCGGGGTGGCGATAATGGGGATCGCAATTATTGGCTCCTCATTCTTTCAGACGGAGCGCTCCGTGAGTTTGCGCCCGGGCCAGAATGTGCAAGTCGGGCAATACACCGTGGCGTATCAAGGACTCACGACGTGGAGCGAACCGGGCAAGCAGCGTACAATCGCTTCGATGCTCGTGCGCAATGCCAGCCAGTCGTTTGAAGTAGCGCCTCAGAAAGTCGTTTATGAAAACTGGGAAGACCAGCCAATTAGCGAGGTAGTGATCAAGACCGTCTATCCGCAACTTGACGACGTGTACATCGTGATGGCGGCCTACGGTGAAGACGGCGCGGCGAGTTTCCACATTTTCGTAAACCCCCTGGTAGCGTTCCTCTGGCTGGGCGGTGCGCTCCTCGTCATTGGCGGTTTAATTTCCTGGTGGCCGGAGCCTGCGCCCCTGCGCGTTGACGTGCGCAGCGGCCGCTTGGCGCCGGGCACGGTGCCGCCTTAA
- a CDS encoding cytochrome c-type biogenesis protein CcmH: protein MKRIDLVGIPMIRRDSSGGDESPRTQLWLVKPRTLSVTFRTALLCAALLLNFVPAAAGAASIDEQTVTIAKQLKCPVCQNVPVAYSQAQLAGEMRQVIREKLAQGESEDAIIQYFVDRYGEDVLLEPRREGFSLWLWISSIGVLLFGAAVAGAVLWNWSQTRPASSTGTLAPTDHSQTPSSRLEQVFEDEFARYKQDKRT from the coding sequence ATGAAGAGAATTGACTTGGTAGGAATACCCATGATCAGACGAGATTCATCCGGCGGCGATGAATCTCCTCGTACACAATTGTGGCTTGTGAAGCCGCGCACATTGTCTGTGACATTTCGCACAGCCTTGCTCTGTGCAGCGCTCTTGCTCAATTTTGTTCCTGCCGCAGCGGGAGCGGCGAGTATCGACGAGCAGACCGTGACCATTGCCAAGCAGCTCAAGTGCCCGGTTTGCCAGAATGTGCCGGTAGCGTACTCTCAAGCACAATTGGCAGGAGAGATGCGGCAAGTGATTCGCGAGAAACTGGCGCAAGGCGAGAGTGAGGACGCCATCATCCAGTACTTTGTCGACCGCTATGGCGAGGACGTGCTGCTTGAGCCGCGCCGGGAGGGCTTTAGTCTCTGGCTGTGGATATCCTCTATCGGCGTACTGCTCTTTGGCGCCGCCGTCGCTGGCGCCGTGCTTTGGAATTGGAGCCAAACCCGGCCTGCATCTTCCACCGGTACATTAGCTCCTACCGACCATTCGCAAACACCCTCCAGCAGGTTGGAGCAAGTCTTCGAGGATGAGTTTGCGCGCTACAAGCAGGACAAGCGCACATGA
- a CDS encoding cytochrome c maturation protein CcmE codes for MAKEAALPRAGGSSRRVFDIKILVGGIIILLAVAYLIVAALPSGTAYYITVSELAEMGAEAQTQQTRVSGNVVPGTIERSAETQDVRFQVEDTSGKLTVVYSGVVPDIFGDHAQVVVEGKQGLDGVYHAHTLLAKCPSRFEEAPASGGDYTSS; via the coding sequence ATGGCAAAAGAGGCGGCGTTGCCACGTGCCGGCGGGAGTAGCCGGCGAGTCTTCGACATCAAGATCCTCGTGGGTGGCATCATCATCCTGTTGGCGGTCGCTTACCTGATTGTGGCCGCATTGCCCTCCGGCACGGCGTACTACATCACGGTGAGCGAGTTGGCAGAGATGGGCGCGGAGGCGCAAACTCAGCAGACACGAGTCTCCGGCAATGTGGTTCCCGGTACCATCGAACGCAGCGCCGAAACTCAGGACGTGCGCTTCCAAGTCGAGGACACGAGCGGAAAACTGACTGTCGTGTACAGCGGGGTTGTCCCCGACATTTTTGGCGATCATGCTCAGGTCGTGGTCGAAGGCAAACAGGGACTGGATGGCGTCTATCATGCCCACACGCTGCTGGCAAAGTGCCCGTCGCGGTTCGAGGAGGCGCCTGCAAGCGGCGGTGATTACACATCATCTTGA
- a CDS encoding creatininase family protein, producing MERYVWQHMNRDEIAEMRDHDAVVILPVGSIEQHGRHLPVDTDIFLAETVALAAAQELVSEVPVLIAPPLWTGVSPHHMHFTGTLTLSVDTFSQVIAEVVTCMWQHGFRHILLLNGHGGNDQTMKATTMKLGAAGIEIAAATYWDLAAADIAAVLEGERKKVGHACEVETSLMLHLRQELVDMNTTVKDMRFPPSRLPSGGPVYFWPVFDPGTTGVNGDPTLATAAKGKVLLDAITKNLVAFIRTFHKTPMS from the coding sequence ATGGAACGCTACGTTTGGCAGCACATGAACCGGGACGAAATCGCGGAGATGCGCGACCACGACGCGGTGGTTATTCTGCCGGTCGGGTCAATCGAGCAGCACGGCCGCCACCTGCCGGTGGATACCGACATCTTTTTGGCGGAAACCGTTGCTTTGGCGGCGGCGCAAGAACTCGTATCCGAAGTGCCGGTATTGATAGCCCCGCCGCTGTGGACGGGTGTTTCACCGCACCACATGCATTTCACCGGCACGCTTACCCTGTCCGTTGACACGTTCTCCCAGGTGATTGCCGAGGTCGTAACCTGCATGTGGCAGCACGGGTTCCGGCATATCTTGCTGCTCAACGGCCACGGTGGCAACGATCAGACCATGAAAGCCACCACCATGAAACTTGGCGCCGCAGGCATCGAAATCGCCGCCGCGACGTACTGGGACCTAGCAGCCGCTGACATCGCGGCAGTGCTCGAAGGCGAACGCAAGAAAGTCGGCCACGCCTGTGAAGTTGAGACGTCACTGATGCTGCATCTCAGACAAGAATTAGTCGACATGAATACCACGGTAAAGGACATGAGATTCCCGCCGTCCCGCTTGCCCTCGGGCGGTCCCGTCTACTTCTGGCCGGTCTTTGATCCGGGCACAACCGGCGTGAATGGCGATCCTACTCTGGCAACGGCGGCAAAAGGCAAAGTCCTGTTGGACGCCATCACCAAGAATCTCGTCGCGTTCATCCGCACGTTTCATAAGACACCTATGTCCTAA
- a CDS encoding ABC transporter ATP-binding protein encodes MSDSGPAAAEPAVEARGLAKYYGPQVALDQVDLSLGEGERLAVLGSNGAGKTTLIDLLGTTLRPSAGMLRVMGFDSADAPNEVRRRVGVVAHRTYLYEELSARENLLFYGRLYGVQNLESRVEGLLKLIGIFPRRHDQIGNLSRGMQQRVALARALVHDPAVLLLDEPDTGLDQEHLDLLASLVQGNAIPPRTIVLTTHNADRALALCNRVAVLAQGRLVYQAAIADLDRTALHDAFRRQAGAAQ; translated from the coding sequence ATGAGTGATTCGGGACCTGCCGCGGCGGAACCGGCCGTTGAGGCGCGAGGGCTTGCGAAGTATTACGGCCCTCAGGTCGCGCTCGATCAGGTGGACCTGTCTCTCGGCGAAGGCGAACGTCTAGCGGTTCTCGGATCTAACGGCGCCGGCAAGACGACGCTGATTGACTTGTTAGGGACGACGCTGCGGCCGTCGGCGGGCATGCTGCGGGTCATGGGTTTTGATAGCGCCGATGCGCCGAACGAGGTGCGACGACGCGTTGGTGTCGTCGCGCACCGTACCTACCTGTACGAGGAGCTCTCGGCACGTGAAAACTTGCTCTTCTACGGCCGGCTTTACGGGGTGCAAAACCTGGAATCTCGCGTTGAAGGGTTGCTGAAACTCATAGGCATATTCCCCCGGCGCCACGATCAGATTGGCAATCTGTCCCGGGGCATGCAGCAGCGCGTGGCTCTGGCCCGGGCCCTTGTGCATGACCCCGCTGTGCTGCTCCTGGACGAACCCGACACCGGCTTGGACCAAGAGCATCTAGATCTCTTGGCCTCGCTTGTGCAAGGCAACGCCATCCCGCCCCGGACGATAGTTCTGACCACCCACAACGCCGATCGCGCGCTCGCGTTGTGCAATCGCGTCGCAGTGCTCGCCCAGGGACGTTTGGTCTATCAAGCCGCGATAGCCGACCTTGATCGCACAGCCCTGCACGACGCATTCCGGCGCCAGGCGGGAGCAGCGCAGTGA
- a CDS encoding heme exporter protein CcmB produces the protein MSLALRQVLAVVRKDLLVEARARDLLLVMLTFAVLSLVIFNLALDLWGPVVAQVGPGLLWLTITFAAMLGMGRTFVREYERGTLTGLLLAPIDRGTLFIGKLLANLIFLFIMEAVTLPMFALLFNLPVLQPSVIFITALGTLGFAILGTMFSAMAAHSRAREALLPLLLLPTTVPVLIGAVKATSDAMSGAEGGPPWIGLLIAFNVIFLTLSYLLFEHAIEG, from the coding sequence GTGAGTCTCGCCCTGCGGCAAGTCCTGGCTGTTGTCCGGAAAGACCTTCTGGTTGAAGCGCGGGCGCGTGACCTGTTGCTCGTGATGCTCACATTTGCCGTGCTGTCGCTTGTAATCTTTAATCTTGCCCTGGATCTCTGGGGGCCGGTGGTGGCGCAAGTTGGCCCCGGCTTGCTGTGGCTGACGATCACGTTTGCCGCAATGCTGGGCATGGGGCGAACCTTCGTGCGCGAGTACGAGCGGGGCACCCTTACCGGCCTGCTCCTTGCGCCGATAGACCGGGGCACACTCTTCATCGGAAAACTCCTGGCAAATCTCATTTTCCTTTTCATAATGGAAGCGGTCACGCTGCCCATGTTTGCCCTGCTCTTCAACCTGCCGGTGCTTCAGCCGTCCGTGATTTTCATTACCGCATTGGGCACGCTGGGTTTCGCTATCCTCGGTACAATGTTCTCCGCCATGGCGGCGCACAGCCGGGCGCGCGAAGCGCTGCTGCCGCTTCTGCTTCTGCCCACCACCGTGCCCGTGCTCATCGGCGCGGTGAAAGCGACCAGCGATGCCATGAGCGGCGCCGAGGGCGGTCCACCGTGGATCGGTCTGCTCATTGCTTTCAACGTGATATTCTTGACTCTCTCGTACTTGTTGTTTGAACACGCCATAGAGGGATGA
- a CDS encoding M55 family metallopeptidase, with protein MKAYIAVDMEGISGVIISEQLLHGRLFYQEARRMLVNDTNAVITGALDGGADEVVVIDAHASGFNFMYEELHPDADYLMGGAHQERFPFLEDSDVMMLVGYHAMSGTANAVRDHTMSSASYQDITINGLPAGEIMIDAAIAGAHGVPVGLVTGDDKACAEARDLLGDIETAQVKQALGRHAARMLSPQRARELLQEKARSAVARGREFTPYTVSPPVTVRIRYNSTDLVDRIYFDGEGCTKIDSRTVEYRGDSVLKALSTAKLIQPYSAPGGDTL; from the coding sequence ATGAAAGCATACATTGCCGTTGACATGGAAGGGATCAGTGGCGTCATCATCTCGGAGCAACTCTTGCACGGCAGGTTGTTCTATCAAGAAGCGCGCCGCATGTTGGTGAATGATACGAATGCCGTCATCACCGGCGCACTCGACGGGGGCGCTGATGAAGTTGTCGTGATAGACGCCCATGCCTCCGGGTTCAACTTCATGTATGAGGAATTGCACCCCGACGCCGACTACCTCATGGGTGGCGCCCACCAGGAACGATTCCCATTCTTGGAAGATTCCGATGTCATGATGTTGGTGGGCTACCATGCCATGTCCGGCACGGCAAATGCCGTGCGGGACCACACCATGAGTTCGGCTTCCTATCAGGACATTACGATCAACGGCCTGCCGGCAGGGGAAATTATGATCGATGCCGCGATTGCCGGTGCGCACGGCGTGCCGGTCGGTCTGGTCACCGGCGACGATAAGGCCTGCGCCGAGGCCCGTGATCTCCTCGGGGACATCGAGACGGCGCAAGTGAAGCAAGCCCTGGGGCGCCATGCGGCGCGCATGCTCTCGCCACAGCGGGCGCGGGAATTGCTGCAAGAGAAAGCGCGCAGCGCCGTGGCGCGCGGGCGTGAGTTCACACCCTACACGGTCAGCCCGCCGGTGACGGTGCGCATTCGTTACAACAGCACGGACCTCGTCGACCGCATTTACTTTGATGGGGAAGGCTGCACTAAGATTGACTCGAGAACTGTCGAATACCGCGGCGACAGCGTGCTGAAGGCGCTGAGCACCGCAAAGCTGATCCAGCCGTATTCCGCGCCGGGTGGAGACACACTCTGA
- a CDS encoding SCO family protein: MRDPIRHAKALAFAVVVFLITSFALTQANPQVFPFMPYVWPYIAGRSLTYTGTELESAPAPQFALQNQHGATVSLADQQGRVVLLTFLDPLCSDDCLLLTQEIAAAQQQLGADSDGLLVLAINVNPAEQTPDAMQTFLQSQGLEQNLSWHFLSGEWDAIAELVAGYYVSAGEPKPSKPGEVVHQNVVFLIDPRGELRVLITYPTPVGAALQDVIVERVRQLQ; the protein is encoded by the coding sequence ATGCGAGATCCAATTCGACACGCCAAAGCGCTGGCGTTTGCGGTGGTTGTATTCCTGATCACCTCGTTCGCCTTGACGCAGGCCAATCCGCAGGTATTTCCCTTCATGCCGTATGTATGGCCGTACATTGCCGGCCGTTCCTTGACCTATACCGGTACGGAACTCGAGAGCGCCCCCGCTCCGCAGTTTGCCCTGCAGAATCAACACGGCGCAACGGTCTCCCTGGCGGACCAACAAGGTAGGGTGGTGCTGCTTACCTTTCTCGACCCTCTGTGCAGCGACGACTGCCTACTCTTAACGCAGGAGATTGCCGCTGCCCAGCAGCAGTTGGGAGCAGATTCAGATGGACTATTGGTACTGGCAATAAACGTCAATCCTGCGGAGCAGACGCCGGACGCAATGCAGACGTTTCTCCAAAGCCAGGGGCTTGAACAGAATCTCTCCTGGCATTTTCTGAGCGGAGAGTGGGATGCAATTGCAGAATTAGTAGCTGGGTACTACGTGTCAGCGGGTGAGCCGAAACCGAGCAAGCCGGGCGAGGTGGTTCATCAGAACGTGGTGTTTCTCATCGATCCCCGCGGCGAGTTGCGCGTGTTGATCACCTATCCCACGCCGGTGGGTGCAGCGCTACAGGACGTCATCGTGGAACGCGTGCGGCAACTACAATAG
- the ccsA gene encoding cytochrome c biogenesis protein CcsA → MPMLLGRNEGGVRRWIDDILGIATLVGMVVALWLILIYTPVELVQGASQKVFYIHLASIWNAYLSFFFVFVASILYLRRASPATDRFARAWAEVGVIFISITLISGAIWGKPIWGTYWSWDPRLTTTLLLWIIYVVYLMLRGFVGDPERGRRYAAIVGIVGFIDVPIVHMSVRWWRTLHPDPIVARAEGPDLPMSMWYTVLYCIVVFTVLAIFLVRQRLQIDELRETLTHLRMSAR, encoded by the coding sequence ATGCCGATGTTGCTGGGCAGGAATGAAGGTGGCGTGAGGAGATGGATCGACGACATTCTCGGCATTGCTACATTGGTCGGTATGGTGGTGGCGCTTTGGCTCATCCTCATCTACACCCCCGTTGAGCTCGTGCAAGGCGCGTCGCAGAAAGTCTTCTACATTCACCTGGCGTCGATCTGGAATGCCTATCTGAGCTTCTTTTTCGTCTTTGTGGCGAGCATTCTGTATCTCCGGCGGGCAAGCCCGGCCACAGACAGATTTGCTCGTGCGTGGGCGGAGGTTGGCGTAATCTTCATCTCGATCACGCTGATCAGCGGAGCGATTTGGGGTAAGCCGATTTGGGGAACGTACTGGAGTTGGGACCCGCGTCTTACCACCACGCTCTTGCTCTGGATCATCTACGTGGTCTACCTCATGCTGAGGGGGTTCGTGGGCGATCCCGAACGCGGCCGGCGCTATGCGGCAATCGTTGGCATAGTTGGCTTCATAGACGTGCCCATCGTGCACATGTCGGTACGTTGGTGGCGCACGTTGCATCCGGATCCCATCGTGGCCAGAGCAGAGGGGCCGGACTTGCCCATGAGCATGTGGTACACGGTCCTTTACTGCATTGTGGTGTTCACCGTCTTGGCTATTTTCTTAGTGCGCCAGCGTTTGCAGATCGACGAACTACGGGAAACCCTTACTCACCTGCGCATGTCCGCGAGATGA
- a CDS encoding CcmD family protein — translation MDTIQNFEYLFAAYAILWVVVFGYFFYITRQLGDLRREVNALREQHTSRDSGLDEASDT, via the coding sequence ATGGACACGATACAGAACTTCGAATATCTCTTTGCTGCCTACGCCATCCTTTGGGTGGTCGTCTTTGGCTATTTCTTCTATATCACCCGCCAGCTTGGCGATTTGCGGCGCGAGGTCAACGCGCTTCGCGAGCAACACACAAGCCGCGATTCCGGCTTGGATGAGGCTTCAGATACATAG
- a CDS encoding GNAT family N-acetyltransferase, with amino-acid sequence MSASNPQLIMVRPHLEDLPPLHVPEPYRIRSYQPNDEVLWTELVGVAMNSRWTVEACRENIISAPGFDPGGMFFAVEGEAVVGTATAFHDEKNPPERGTVHMVCVHPDHRGAGLGYWLSLAVLHRLRERGFESVQLLTDDVRLPAIHIYLKLGFEPFMSHESYPARWEAVMKTLRATGFA; translated from the coding sequence GTGAGCGCGTCAAATCCGCAACTGATAATGGTACGCCCGCATTTGGAAGACCTGCCCCCTTTGCACGTGCCGGAACCCTACCGCATCCGCTCCTATCAACCCAATGACGAGGTGCTGTGGACGGAGCTTGTGGGGGTAGCCATGAACTCTCGTTGGACGGTGGAAGCGTGCCGCGAGAACATCATCTCAGCACCGGGATTCGATCCTGGAGGCATGTTCTTTGCCGTTGAGGGCGAAGCTGTGGTCGGAACCGCCACTGCGTTTCATGATGAGAAGAACCCGCCCGAGCGCGGCACCGTGCACATGGTGTGCGTGCACCCGGACCACCGCGGTGCTGGCTTGGGGTACTGGCTTTCCCTCGCGGTCTTGCACCGCTTACGGGAGCGAGGCTTTGAATCGGTGCAGTTGCTCACCGACGACGTGCGTCTCCCGGCAATCCACATCTATCTGAAGCTAGGCTTTGAGCCGTTCATGAGCCACGAGAGCTACCCCGCCCGCTGGGAAGCGGTCATGAAGACGCTCCGCGCAACCGGCTTTGCCTAA
- a CDS encoding sulfite exporter TauE/SafE family protein codes for MSLLSLTEFQTLLLLGGMVTFFAATVAGMTGFGYGLVSVPLLMVVLPPRVVVPAVTTHILLLSLLILLEVIKKVDVRRIWPLMLTGLFGLPLGIYVLLALSESALRAITGVVIVLFALALLLGLNLEIKNEKLALAPVGIASGLLASGIAMAGPPVILFFSNQGMLKQVFRANLAAYFVFLNTLTIPAHAASGLITGEVVRFALLFLPTLVAGMVLGSFLSRRVPEVHFRRVVLVVVLCSGLLSITSGLGIF; via the coding sequence GTGTCGCTGCTTAGTTTGACCGAGTTTCAAACACTTCTCTTGCTCGGCGGCATGGTGACGTTCTTTGCTGCCACGGTTGCCGGCATGACGGGATTCGGTTACGGGCTGGTCAGTGTGCCGCTGCTCATGGTTGTGCTGCCGCCACGAGTGGTTGTGCCTGCCGTGACAACGCACATCCTCTTGCTCTCGCTGCTCATACTTCTGGAAGTAATCAAGAAGGTTGACGTACGGCGCATTTGGCCGTTGATGTTGACCGGGTTGTTTGGGTTGCCGCTTGGAATCTACGTGCTTCTCGCCTTGAGCGAGAGCGCCCTAAGGGCCATTACCGGCGTCGTGATTGTGCTCTTCGCGCTCGCCTTGCTCCTGGGCCTCAATCTCGAAATTAAGAACGAAAAACTCGCACTCGCGCCGGTGGGCATTGCGAGCGGACTGCTTGCCTCGGGTATAGCCATGGCCGGACCGCCGGTGATCCTCTTCTTCTCCAATCAAGGCATGCTCAAGCAGGTCTTTCGCGCAAACCTGGCAGCCTACTTTGTATTCCTCAACACCCTAACCATTCCCGCCCATGCGGCGAGCGGGCTCATTACGGGAGAGGTGGTGCGGTTTGCGCTGCTCTTCTTGCCGACGCTGGTCGCGGGCATGGTGCTTGGCAGCTTCCTGTCGCGCAGAGTGCCGGAGGTGCACTTTCGCCGTGTCGTCTTGGTTGTCGTGCTGTGCTCCGGGCTGCTCTCGATTACTTCCGGTCTGGGGATCTTCTAG